The nucleotide window GAGCTGCGCGAGCGCCACACCCAGGCTCTTCATGGACTCCGGGGACTGGTCGTAGAAGAACTCGAGCATGCCGATGCTGGTGAACACCTCGGCCGCGCCCAGCACGAAGTAGCACGGCGCCAGCCACATGATGCTCATCGAGGTCTCcggcgccgccgccagccgcctcgtCTCGACCGACGCGGCGTACGCCATGGCGGCCGCGGACAGAGCAAGGCCGACGCCGATGCGCTGCAGCTGCGTGAAGCCCCTGTCCTGATCGGTGACGCGCCGCGCGAGCGGCACCAGCACGGCGTCGTAGATGGGAACCCAGACGAGGACGCTGACAATGTCAAAGGTGGAGAGCGACGCCGGCGGCACGACACAGGTGCCGACGCGGTTGTCCATGGCCATCCCCAGCTCGATCATCGTCGACGACATCTGCGCGGTGACCGCGAAGAAGACCAGCGTCGACGCCCAGACGGGGGACATCCGCAGCAGCATCTTCAGCTCCTCCACCTGCGACACCGCGCAGAGCCGCCACGGGCCCTTCTTCTCCGTCGACGGCATCACGATCGCAGCCTTGTCAAAGAACCTGAATTGACTGGTATGCTCCGCCCCGCCATGTTCGTGCAGGGCCGAGGCATCATCGGGCAGCTCGAGACGGCAATTCCTTGCGGCGGCAACAACCACCTGGAAGACCCTCGTCAGCGGGCTACCTCCCACTCCCAGTGGCTTGTACCTGTATATCTTCCCGCCGGCAACGAATACGGCGAGGCCGAACCCGATGAGCACCGTCGGGATCGCGAGCCCGACGGTCCACCCGATGTTGTCCTGCACCCATACGAGCAACGTCGCCGACAGCAGCGAGCCGATGTTGATCGAGAAGTAGTACCAGTTGAAGAAGGATCCCTTGGCCACCCGCTCCGCCGGGTCGGCAACGTCGAACTGGTCGGCGCCCAGGGCCGTGGCGCAGGGCTTGATCCCGCCGGTGCCGAGGGCGACAAGGTAGAGCCCCAGGTATACGGCGGCGCGATGGACACCGCTGCTCTCGTCGGAAAAACGAGGCAGGAGCCAGGGAAGCGCCGTCGATGATGTCATGATGAGCATCCCCTGACAGAATTTTCAGAAATGTTGCACAGCATTTTTTACAGTAAATTCAGAAACGTTGCGGATTAAACTGATCGGATGGCATTCTGGTTGCCTCACTTACAAAGATGTAAACAGAGAGGAAGATTGCAATTGTCGAGTATCGTCCCCAATAAGAATCGGCCAAGAAAGCTCCGACGACCGGCGTGATGAAGCAGCTGCCGACCCAGGTGGACACATTCCTCGCGGCGTCGACGTTGCTCTCGTGGAGCACCGTCGTGAGGTAGGTGACCAAGTTCTTGGAGACGGCGAAGAAGCACAAGCACTCGCTGAATTCGGCGCCTGAGTTATACAGGTTACTTTAGAAGAAAGGCGCAAAAAGCATATGTTGTTGTAAACTGTGCGCAGTACCTAGGATGAAGACGCATGCTCTCCAGTTGCCGGTGCTCTGCTTGAGAGCAGGCTGTCTGTAGACATCAACTGTTCCATCACTGGTGTATCTTGAACACTCGTCCTGAACAACAAATGCAGAGACTAAATTTGATCACCAAATTCCACACTATAGGATGCCAACTAGGCAGCAGAGATGTTGGTTCAGCAGAGAAATATCTAGA belongs to Triticum urartu cultivar G1812 chromosome 7, Tu2.1, whole genome shotgun sequence and includes:
- the LOC125521800 gene encoding protein NRT1/ PTR FAMILY 8.3-like; the protein is MEAADEERPLLNHRCLPPQPQDECSRYTSDGTVDVYRQPALKQSTGNWRACVFILGAEFSECLCFFAVSKNLVTYLTTVLHESNVDAARNVSTWVGSCFITPVVGAFLADSYWGRYSTIAIFLSVYIFGMLIMTSSTALPWLLPRFSDESSGVHRAAVYLGLYLVALGTGGIKPCATALGADQFDVADPAERVAKGSFFNWYYFSINIGSLLSATLLVWVQDNIGWTVGLAIPTVLIGFGLAVFVAGGKIYRYKPLGVGGSPLTRVFQVVVAAARNCRLELPDDASALHEHGGAEHTSQFRFFDKAAIVMPSTEKKGPWRLCAVSQVEELKMLLRMSPVWASTLVFFAVTAQMSSTMIELGMAMDNRVGTCVVPPASLSTFDIVSVLVWVPIYDAVLVPLARRVTDQDRGFTQLQRIGVGLALSAAAMAYAASVETRRLAAAPETSMSIMWLAPCYFVLGAAEVFTSIGMLEFFYDQSPESMKSLGVALAQLAVAGGNYLNSGLLGAVASATGWIPDNLDQGHLDYFFWFMAALSVLNLLQFVYCSSRYKK